One part of the Sorangiineae bacterium MSr11954 genome encodes these proteins:
- a CDS encoding DUF433 domain-containing protein: MENYYESPLDLITSDPAIRWGLPCIRGQIPASLPLLRMAEGASIEGVMQELGISRSEILACLAYAARAVGVETDRLIHPL; the protein is encoded by the coding sequence ATGGAGAACTATTATGAGTCGCCCCTGGATTTGATCACGTCCGACCCGGCGATACGCTGGGGGTTGCCTTGCATTCGCGGGCAGATTCCGGCGTCCCTGCCACTGCTCCGAATGGCCGAAGGCGCATCCATCGAGGGTGTCATGCAAGAACTCGGGATCTCGCGCAGCGAGATCCTCGCGTGCCTTGCGTACGCGGCTCGGGCGGTGGGCGTCGAAACCGACCGCCTGATCCATCCGCTCTAG
- a CDS encoding ester cyclase, giving the protein MSNAPLMTHEEMDALMDEHLAAEAAGDVDRVIATFAENVEHDIVGPGDVPVVFGVDAVRLRYDSLFKNIQVVDRKQFRRAHGDNVLTDDSMLTVKVIGRMGPMEGGGRTISFRMFHVVEMAHGKIVRENVWFDTAGIARELAAVETQSNNAAAD; this is encoded by the coding sequence ATGAGCAATGCACCCTTGATGACGCACGAAGAGATGGACGCTCTCATGGACGAGCATCTCGCCGCGGAAGCTGCGGGAGACGTGGATCGGGTGATCGCAACGTTCGCCGAGAACGTGGAGCACGACATCGTGGGTCCCGGCGATGTTCCAGTGGTGTTCGGCGTCGACGCAGTGCGGCTCCGCTACGATAGTCTGTTCAAGAACATCCAGGTTGTAGATCGCAAGCAGTTCAGACGGGCCCATGGGGACAACGTTCTCACCGATGACTCGATGTTGACCGTGAAGGTCATCGGTAGGATGGGGCCGATGGAGGGCGGTGGTCGCACCATCAGCTTCCGAATGTTTCATGTTGTGGAGATGGCGCATGGCAAGATCGTGCGCGAGAACGTTTGGTTCGATACTGCAGGTATCGCGCGGGAGCTCGCTGCTGTGGAAACTCAGAGCAACAATGCGGCAGCGGACTAG
- a CDS encoding sigma 54-interacting transcriptional regulator — protein MVTFVILWCSEPWRLGEVMHFPPAGGDCVFGRGGARTNDPGRRVQFGKRSELAARSPMEIPQISRIQALLRVRHHDMAIDVHNVGRAGLTLNGYPVEKCRVGPGDLVQFGRQLLLVCVVEHSATTAVNNAYPEHTHGQPDAFGLVGESAAIWKLRRQLAFVGPRTGHVLIHGPSGSGKELVANAIHRLSRGGPMVARNAATLPEGIIDAELFGNVRNYPNPGMPERHGLVGQADESTLYLDEFAELPLTLQTHLLRVLDSGEYQRLGEAVARRSRFRLIASTNRPIATIKEDLLARLQYRIQVPDLNQRREDIPLLLLHLLRTFMTEDPSIARFFPNGNRDGLPRISLTFLRKLVLRRYRTNARELSVIVWSAIQNSDGDIIQAPEATPESTGDGANLEGTPVDRDENTEEREQIRAALARHNGNLEATWQALGFRNRYQLRRLIKKYDLKP, from the coding sequence ATGGTGACGTTCGTGATCCTATGGTGCTCCGAGCCGTGGCGTCTCGGAGAAGTCATGCATTTCCCACCTGCCGGCGGCGATTGCGTCTTTGGTCGTGGCGGTGCGCGCACGAACGACCCCGGTCGCCGTGTGCAATTCGGTAAGCGCTCCGAGCTCGCTGCTCGTTCCCCCATGGAGATCCCGCAAATTTCCCGCATCCAAGCACTGCTGCGCGTGCGGCATCACGACATGGCGATTGACGTCCACAACGTAGGGCGGGCGGGATTGACCCTTAACGGCTACCCGGTCGAAAAATGTCGAGTGGGCCCTGGCGACTTGGTGCAGTTCGGACGGCAACTCCTGCTTGTGTGCGTCGTCGAACATTCCGCAACTACGGCCGTCAACAATGCCTACCCAGAGCATACACACGGGCAGCCTGATGCTTTCGGCCTTGTGGGTGAGTCCGCCGCGATATGGAAGCTGCGCCGACAGCTTGCGTTCGTCGGTCCTCGGACGGGTCACGTGCTGATCCATGGCCCAAGCGGCAGTGGGAAGGAGCTGGTTGCGAATGCTATTCACCGGTTGTCGCGGGGGGGGCCCATGGTCGCTCGGAACGCCGCCACTCTGCCCGAAGGGATCATCGACGCGGAACTGTTCGGCAATGTCCGAAATTACCCGAATCCCGGCATGCCGGAACGGCATGGCCTCGTTGGGCAGGCTGACGAATCGACGCTCTACCTGGACGAATTCGCAGAGTTGCCACTGACGTTGCAGACTCACCTTTTGCGAGTCCTTGACAGCGGCGAATATCAGCGTTTGGGGGAGGCTGTCGCTCGACGCTCGAGATTTCGTCTCATTGCATCAACGAACCGGCCAATAGCAACCATCAAAGAAGACCTTCTCGCCCGACTTCAGTATCGAATACAAGTTCCCGATTTGAATCAGCGACGTGAAGACATCCCATTGCTTCTCCTACACCTTTTGCGCACCTTCATGACGGAAGACCCATCCATCGCGCGCTTTTTCCCCAACGGCAACCGCGATGGACTACCACGCATATCACTCACTTTCTTGCGCAAGCTCGTATTGCGCCGATATCGCACCAATGCGCGCGAGCTATCCGTTATCGTGTGGTCGGCTATCCAGAACAGCGACGGCGACATCATCCAGGCACCCGAAGCTACACCAGAGAGCACCGGCGATGGCGCAAACCTCGAGGGCACTCCCGTGGATCGCGACGAGAACACCGAGGAGCGGGAACAAATTCGTGCGGCCCTCGCGCGTCATAACGGCAATCTTGAGGCCACATGGCAAGCCCTCGGGTTCAGAAATCGTTACCAGTTGAGACGCCTTATTAAGAAATACGACCTCAAACCCTAA